A single window of Methanotorris formicicus Mc-S-70 DNA harbors:
- the cas3 gene encoding CRISPR-associated helicase Cas3' — MIILDEIQAIPYKYWHAINKIFNFLAEEYNIYFILCTATLPMIFENSVELLNNKDEYFKKMNRTKMKIYKNEMDLEEFIDIVSEDIENNPNDDYLIVLNTIKSSKEVYNALREMDLEGDFYYLSTSIYPKERLRRIKDINKNKNRKIIVSTQLIEAGVDISVDVIYRDIAPLDCLNQTAGRCNRHNEGKRGIVNIVKLIDENGRRFASYIYEKHLITKTEELLNNYDVIDEREFLKLNNKYFKKLSNYKDKSKEILRTIEEFKYENIEKEFKLIENIPSIDLFVCIEDRAEEVWEEYEGIKEINDVFERRREFLKIKKEFYDYVISIPEYDIKGKDILFGHLDKINEKYYDEETGFKVVENKTIIL, encoded by the coding sequence ATAATTATCTTAGACGAAATACAAGCAATTCCTTATAAATATTGGCATGCGATAAACAAAATCTTCAACTTTTTAGCAGAAGAGTATAATATTTACTTTATCCTATGCACAGCAACACTACCAATGATTTTTGAAAATAGTGTAGAACTTTTAAACAATAAGGATGAGTATTTCAAAAAAATGAACAGAACAAAAATGAAAATCTATAAAAATGAGATGGATTTGGAGGAATTTATTGATATAGTTAGTGAGGATATTGAAAACAATCCAAATGATGATTATCTTATTGTTTTAAATACAATAAAATCATCAAAAGAGGTTTATAATGCTTTAAGGGAAATGGATTTGGAAGGAGACTTTTATTACCTCTCAACAAGCATCTATCCAAAAGAGAGATTAAGAAGAATTAAAGACATCAATAAAAACAAAAATAGGAAGATTATAGTTTCAACCCAATTAATTGAAGCAGGCGTTGATATTAGCGTTGATGTTATTTATAGGGATATAGCCCCTTTGGATTGTCTAAACCAAACTGCTGGGAGGTGTAATAGGCACAATGAGGGGAAGAGGGGAATTGTTAATATTGTTAAATTGATTGATGAGAATGGACGAAGATTTGCATCCTATATTTACGAGAAGCATCTCATAACCAAAACAGAGGAATTGCTAAATAATTATGATGTTATTGATGAAAGGGAGTTTTTGAAGTTAAATAATAAGTATTTCAAAAAATTAAGTAATTATAAAGACAAATCCAAAGAAATTCTAAGAACTATTGAAGAATTTAAGTATGAAAATATTGAAAAAGAATTTAAACTAATCGAAAATATTCCTTCTATTGATTTGTTTGTTTGTATTGAAGATAGAGCGGAAGAGGTTTGGGAAGAATATGAGGGGATTAAGGAAATAAATGATGTATTTGAGAGGAGAAGAGAATTTTTAAAGATAAAGAAAGAATTTTATGATTATGTTATAAGTATTCCAGAATATGATATAAAAGGGAAGGATATCCTATTTGGGCATTTAGATAAAATTAATGAAAAATATTATGATGAAGAAACTGGTTTTAAAGTTGTTGAGAACAAAACAATAATATTATAA